Proteins encoded together in one Salarchaeum sp. JOR-1 window:
- a CDS encoding S-layer family protein translates to MSDTRTKIRSLFLTLLMIGSVFGGTIAFTGAAAATNNAAGNASIVEYVGQNTFDNEKATVNVSINASTGHTVNASSIDVIVSPSDGNDIVLVNSGVLKNGTSLSNSTFANGNNETVEYVNVSVALPEDLGDYKVQTSANTTNGSTISTTVNDNFTVDMEPTQLHVEASGAFAVEDGENVNQAESDEIAEVRVYAVDKFGNYVESFDSYLGSSFNQLSLISDDSSVTIQKGSNKSDSAGFEYVNYSVFDTQVETVTLTAYDTDSTKALNSGSGQLTFSGSIAGVEVTSNVTEIAANGSATANVTLQLVNANGEPIHRSGVNVAWSFDNATAANVSSVQSSGTTSAQGEAYITFTATKPGVTVTITGIEQKNGNADSTTVATVTGPISPNQSSFTVSSHKKEFTAQVNSTHTATVTLRDGGNNPISGETVKFTVNGTVVATNTTNDKGVATAKLTLGTEKKDYQINASVAGWSPEPSVLVETTAAPVEELQFTTDSRVVAAESTLDVTIQAVDEFGNVNTSVTSETITLNSSDDSTIFVQDADNTKQITSGNVTFTIEANATEGSATLTATTTLANVTNTSGTWSIQTASQLNVTFTPETLTVSDAPGAVNATKIKAQLVGPDGKPLPIAGEKITFGRLSGNAAKLNTTSDTTNQNGVAWVWVNATSNTGTTEFIAQAQNYTAQGSATITTTGAVDRLVVTPNKTTVEPGTNVSVSFKFVDSQGRTVPFMDTVSLNTDLGKMVPQTVELNASNEFTATAMLTNVSADGTATITAIADSAGAASQATVTFETTTANVSVTDSTVSNTTVVTGENITVTATVSNTGNAEGSLNVTLSTDGNVTASQTVTVAAGATTTVEFTTSFSATGNHTVAVNGLAATTITVNAEDQLTPVEELAAQYDTNNNGQLGTTEFLSAVSAWQNDEIGTSNFLELVTYWQESMTVPTPS, encoded by the coding sequence ATGAGTGATACACGCACGAAAATTCGCTCCCTGTTCCTGACGCTCCTCATGATCGGTTCCGTCTTTGGCGGAACCATCGCATTTACCGGCGCAGCAGCGGCCACAAACAATGCTGCGGGAAATGCCAGCATTGTAGAATACGTTGGTCAAAACACGTTTGACAACGAGAAGGCCACCGTTAACGTCTCCATCAACGCGAGTACTGGCCATACGGTGAATGCCAGTTCTATCGATGTCATCGTCTCCCCGTCCGATGGGAATGACATCGTCCTCGTTAATAGCGGAGTACTCAAAAACGGGACGAGCCTGAGTAACTCGACCTTCGCGAACGGTAACAACGAAACGGTCGAGTATGTCAACGTGAGTGTCGCGCTCCCCGAAGATCTGGGGGACTATAAAGTCCAGACAAGCGCCAATACTACGAATGGCTCCACCATTTCGACAACGGTTAACGACAACTTCACCGTTGATATGGAGCCGACGCAGCTCCATGTAGAGGCCAGCGGCGCATTCGCTGTCGAGGATGGTGAGAACGTCAACCAGGCGGAATCCGATGAAATTGCTGAGGTTCGTGTGTACGCCGTGGACAAATTCGGGAATTACGTCGAAAGCTTCGATAGTTACCTCGGCAGTAGCTTCAATCAGCTTTCGTTGATTTCCGATGATAGTTCAGTCACCATCCAAAAAGGTAGCAACAAGTCAGATTCCGCAGGGTTTGAGTACGTTAATTACAGTGTCTTTGACACGCAGGTTGAGACGGTAACGCTCACTGCGTATGACACTGACAGTACGAAAGCCCTCAATTCCGGCTCTGGGCAGCTGACGTTCTCGGGTTCGATTGCGGGTGTTGAGGTCACCTCGAACGTGACGGAGATCGCCGCGAACGGTTCGGCGACTGCGAATGTCACCCTCCAGCTTGTCAACGCGAATGGCGAGCCGATCCACCGGTCTGGCGTGAATGTTGCCTGGAGCTTCGACAACGCCACTGCAGCAAACGTCTCGAGTGTACAATCTTCAGGGACCACCAGTGCGCAGGGTGAGGCGTACATCACCTTCACGGCTACCAAGCCGGGTGTCACAGTAACGATCACTGGTATTGAGCAGAAGAACGGGAATGCGGACTCCACGACGGTTGCAACCGTCACGGGTCCAATTTCCCCGAATCAGAGTTCCTTCACCGTCAGCAGCCACAAGAAAGAGTTCACTGCGCAGGTAAACAGTACCCACACGGCAACGGTTACGCTGAGAGACGGTGGTAACAACCCGATTAGCGGGGAGACTGTCAAGTTCACCGTCAACGGGACGGTTGTTGCGACGAACACTACCAACGATAAGGGTGTCGCGACGGCAAAGCTCACGCTCGGTACCGAGAAGAAGGACTACCAGATTAATGCGTCGGTTGCGGGCTGGAGTCCCGAACCATCGGTGCTCGTAGAGACGACTGCGGCGCCTGTTGAGGAACTTCAGTTCACGACTGATAGTCGTGTTGTTGCTGCGGAAAGCACCCTGGACGTAACTATCCAGGCAGTTGACGAATTCGGTAACGTCAACACGTCTGTAACCAGCGAAACGATCACGCTGAACTCCTCGGACGACAGCACGATCTTCGTCCAAGACGCGGACAACACGAAACAGATCACCAGCGGTAACGTCACGTTCACAATCGAGGCGAACGCCACGGAAGGCTCGGCGACGCTTACCGCGACGACGACGCTCGCGAACGTCACGAACACCTCCGGAACGTGGTCGATCCAGACCGCATCCCAGCTGAACGTGACCTTCACACCGGAAACCCTCACGGTTAGCGATGCGCCCGGTGCGGTCAACGCGACGAAAATCAAGGCACAGCTTGTCGGCCCCGACGGCAAGCCGCTTCCGATCGCCGGTGAGAAAATCACCTTCGGTCGGCTCTCCGGCAACGCTGCGAAGCTGAACACCACGTCGGACACAACGAACCAGAACGGTGTTGCCTGGGTGTGGGTCAACGCGACCTCGAACACGGGCACCACCGAATTCATCGCCCAGGCGCAGAACTACACCGCGCAGGGCTCGGCAACGATCACCACGACCGGGGCAGTTGACCGGCTTGTCGTCACGCCGAACAAGACGACCGTCGAACCCGGTACGAACGTCTCTGTGAGCTTCAAGTTCGTTGACTCGCAGGGCCGCACGGTTCCGTTCATGGATACGGTGTCCTTGAACACGGACCTGGGGAAGATGGTTCCGCAGACCGTTGAACTCAACGCGTCCAATGAGTTCACGGCTACGGCGATGCTGACGAACGTCAGTGCCGATGGAACGGCGACCATTACGGCGATCGCAGACTCCGCGGGCGCCGCCTCGCAGGCGACGGTTACCTTCGAGACGACGACCGCGAATGTCTCGGTCACTGACTCCACGGTCAGCAACACGACGGTTGTGACTGGTGAGAACATCACCGTGACTGCAACCGTCTCGAACACTGGAAACGCTGAAGGGTCGCTGAACGTCACCCTTTCGACGGATGGGAACGTGACGGCGAGCCAGACGGTGACTGTCGCGGCCGGCGCGACGACGACCGTTGAGTTCACGACCAGCTTCAGTGCGACTGGTAACCACACGGTCGCGGTGAACGGTCTCGCTGCGACGACCATCACGGTCAACGCAGAAGATCAGCTCACTCCGGTCGAAGAACTCGCGGCTCAGTACGACACTAACAACAATGGACAGCTCGGAACGACCGAGTTCCTCAGTGCTGTCAGTGCCTGGCAGAACGACGAGATCGGGACGTCGAACTTCCTCGAACTCGTGACGTACTGGCAGGAGAGCATGACGGTGCCGACGCCCTCCTAA